AGCTCGATGACGACCTCGTCGGCGATGATCTCGCAATTGCTGGCATGCTCGATCACCACGCGCGTGCCGGCGATGACGCAGCTTTCCGCGCGCTTCACGTGGACTTCGCCGCTCAGCGCCTGCAACACGGAACCGGAAGCGACGCCCTCGACGCACACGTCGCCGTGCGCGTTGAAGGCCGTGCCGCCCACCAGGTTGCGCCGTAGCGATATCCGCCCGCCATGCGAGTGCAGGTGGCCGTACACGTCGCCATGGATGGTGATGTCGCTGCCGTCGAGCTGGCGCTGCTCCTGCACGTCGCCATATTCCTCGTACGCGGCGCACAGCTTCAAATTGCCCGTGGTACGGCTGCTGACGCCTTCGCGGCTGACGATCTTGTTGTCGATGGAGAGCTTGCCGTGCGCATCGACATTCACATAGCCATCCTGGGTGGCGACCACGTAATCGCCATCGCTGTAGCGTTCGACCGCCATGCCCGCCCCTGCCACCGCCGCCGGGTCCAGCTCCAGCGGCGCGGGCGGCGGCAGCAGCGTGCCGTCCAGGTCGTAGCCGGGCAAGCCGGGCGCACCGGGCAGCAGCCGCAGCAGGCGCGCGTGTTTTTTCACTTGCGGAAAACGGTTCTTGAAACTGAGCAAATCCAGGCGGCCATCGGAGCGTTCGCGCGGCGCATCGTCGCGGCGGATGCCTTGCGACACTTCGACCAGCTGGGCGTCGCGGCCCGGCTGCGGCGGCAGCGCCCGCGCCACGGTGATGCGCTCGGCCTTGCCGCTGCCGAGAATGGCGCGCACGGCCGCGCCATCGATGCCATAGCGCACGCCCTTGCACCACAGGTCGGCCACCAGCTCGTCAAACTCGCGGCGCGCCGGCACCTGCCCATCCGCGTCGGCAGAGAGCGCTTCAAAGTAAAACTCGGCACTGTCGCCGCGGATCTTGACCTGCTTGTACAGCGCGCGGCGCTGGGGCGGGAATGGTGCCACACGGACGGCAATGCGCAGCAAGGCGTCGCTATTGGGCGCGGCGCGGGGCGCGGGGGCATGGAATAGGGTCAGCAGGAACAAAGCGTAGTCGAGACCGGCCAGCAGTTGCCCCGACTGGAACAGCTGGTCGACGGCGGCGCGCAACTGCGCGGGCGCCAGCGACAGGTCCAGACACACGCCTTCGTCGCGCTGGACGAGACCGTGCGGCAGGCCGCCTGCGGGGACCGCCTCAGGAACGGGTGTGTCGTCGTCGCTCACGCCTTGCCTCCCCCAACACATTCTGAGAATTTCCTCAATGCACTAGAACAATATCACGGGGCGTGGCCGTGTGCCTGACTGAGCAATAATGTTGGTGGCCAAATGCAAACAGGGCCATGTCTTGCGAGATGGCCCTGTCGGATGGGGTGCGCGATGCCTAAGTCACTAGCGGCGCGGCGGATTCGAGTAGATGTCTTGCCCCACTTCGTTGATCTGGCGGCGCAGGTCGCGCCGCTCGTCGGGCGTCATGCGGCCCGTTCGGCGCGAGGCGTCGGCGCCTTCATTGGCGCGGCGCTGCTCTTCGGCGCGCGTGTCGAAACTGCGTGCGTCACGCTGTTCGCGCAGTCGCGTATCATTGCTATTGCTGCGCTGTACCTGTTCATAGCGCTGGGCCTGCACTTGCTGCTGGTCGTCACGGCGTGGCGGCGGCTGGTTTTGTGCCAGCGCCAGGCTGGCGGCAAACACGGAGCAAACGGCAAATGCGGACAGCACGGCCGTACGTGCGGCAATAGCTGCGCTGGGAGCGGTGTGAATTTTTTTAGTAAAGATATTCATTGAGTTCCTCTTCCGCGATGCCGTATAAACTAAAGCTGATTTCCACTGTGGCCCCAGTGTATGATGCTTTACACGGTGCAGTAAGAGTAATTGGGTAAAGTTTGTAACACTTTGTAATGGGTCGCCATACCCCCTTGCCGACGCCACGCGAGGCGTTACTATAGCAACTAATATAAGATAACACGACACCTTAAATGACCACAACCTCCACTTCCGGCAGCAACACGCCTACGCAATCGATCCACGGCCACCAGGCAAAAATCATGGTGGTCGATGACGATGTGCGCCTGCGCGACCTGCTGCGCCGCTACCTGACCGAACAGGGTTTCAATGTCTTCACGGCAGAGAGCGCGACGGCCATGAACAAGCTGTGGCTGCGCGAACGCTACGACTTGCTGGTGCTCGATTTGATGCTGCCCGGCGAAGACGGCCTGTCGATCTGCCGCCGCCTGCGCGGCGCGGGCGACCAGACGCCGATCATCATGCTGACGGCCAAGGGCGAGGATGTGGACCGCATCGTGGGCCTGGAAATGGGCGCCGACGACTACCTGCCAAAACCGTTCAACCCGCGCGAACTGGTGGCCCGCATCGGCGCCGTGCTGCGCCGCAAGGGTCCCGATGAAATCCCGGGCGCACCGTCGGAAACGCCGCAAACCTTCGAATTCGGCGACTTCGTGCTGGACCTGGGCACGCGCACATTGAAAAAGAGTGGCGAAACGGTGCCGCTGACCACCGGTGAATTTTCTGTGCTGAAAGTGTTTGCCCGCCATGCGCGCCAACCGCTGTCGCGCGAGAAACTGATGGAACTGGCGCGCGGCCGCGAATACGAAGTGTTCGACCGCAGCCTGGACGTGCAAATTTCGCGCCTGCGCAAACTGATCGAACCCGACCCGTCGAGCCCGCTGTTCATCCAGACCGTGTGGGGCCTCGGTTACGTCTTCATCCCGGACGGACAGCCGCGCTGATCGCAGGCGAGGCATGATGAAGCTTGTTCCCGATATCAGCCTGGCGCGGCTGAAAAGCGGCCTGTTCTGGCGCACCTTTTTGCTGCTGGGTACCTTGACCACCGTCAGCATGATCACCTGGATCGGCATGATTTCCGTCATCCAGCGCGAGCCGCAGGCGCAGCAGATTTCCGCCCAGATCATTTCCGTCGTCACCATCACGCATGCGGCCCTGACGCACTCGGCGCCCGAGCTGCGGCGCGAGCTGCTGTTCGACCTCGTCAGCAATGAAGGCATCCGCATCTTCTCGCTGGAAGAGGACGACCGCATCGAGCCGCCGCCCGACAATTACCTGATGCCCGAGATCGAGGCGCAGGTGAAAGCCAAGCTGGGCAAGGACACGCGCTTTTCCGCGCGCGTCAACGGCGTGGCCGGCTTCTGGGTCAGCTTCAAGATCGACGACGACGAGTACTGGCTGATGCTGGACCGCGAGCGCCTGCGCGGCCTGACGGGCTTCCAGTGGCTGGGCTGGGCCAGCCTGGTGTCGCTGCTGTCCCTGCTG
Above is a genomic segment from Janthinobacterium sp. 64 containing:
- the ompR gene encoding osmolarity response regulator transcription factor OmpR, whose translation is MVVDDDVRLRDLLRRYLTEQGFNVFTAESATAMNKLWLRERYDLLVLDLMLPGEDGLSICRRLRGAGDQTPIIMLTAKGEDVDRIVGLEMGADDYLPKPFNPRELVARIGAVLRRKGPDEIPGAPSETPQTFEFGDFVLDLGTRTLKKSGETVPLTTGEFSVLKVFARHARQPLSREKLMELARGREYEVFDRSLDVQISRLRKLIEPDPSSPLFIQTVWGLGYVFIPDGQPR
- a CDS encoding flagellar assembly protein A → MSDDDTPVPEAVPAGGLPHGLVQRDEGVCLDLSLAPAQLRAAVDQLFQSGQLLAGLDYALFLLTLFHAPAPRAAPNSDALLRIAVRVAPFPPQRRALYKQVKIRGDSAEFYFEALSADADGQVPARREFDELVADLWCKGVRYGIDGAAVRAILGSGKAERITVARALPPQPGRDAQLVEVSQGIRRDDAPRERSDGRLDLLSFKNRFPQVKKHARLLRLLPGAPGLPGYDLDGTLLPPPAPLELDPAAVAGAGMAVERYSDGDYVVATQDGYVNVDAHGKLSIDNKIVSREGVSSRTTGNLKLCAAYEEYGDVQEQRQLDGSDITIHGDVYGHLHSHGGRISLRRNLVGGTAFNAHGDVCVEGVASGSVLQALSGEVHVKRAESCVIAGTRVVIEHASNCEIIADEVVIELAEGCAVAARTIRIGSAGPRKQVEMLLFPLVPDLSALDQQIAESLARAAHYQQLQHKRQQEIDAIAQLPEVRNYLTLAGQLRRGELQLQPAQQLQYDKLAARIAPVLKEVARLRVEVKQSEILHAQMLAMVAQVRQQRQATAGQSRCSLGLVDGDTAVRAMVVPPGPAKVYDRPPKEIKALLRSATPGTQSVFADSIGSLDWTYAPPP